A region from the Sphaerodactylus townsendi isolate TG3544 linkage group LG01, MPM_Stown_v2.3, whole genome shotgun sequence genome encodes:
- the EBPL gene encoding emopamil-binding protein-like — protein sequence MARPADPPSPWPLSPASAASLAVSAAQLGLCWLLGRRAGRRYGSSRLDCWVLSWLCYDALVHCTLEGSFVYLSLVGSVAESDSIIASLWKEYGKADARWLHSDPAIVSVEILTVFLDTLLALVLIYAILKRKNYRHFIQITLCVCELYGGWMTFCPEWLTGSPNLNTSNWLYHWVYLVFFNGIWVVIPGLLLVQSWIELNKMHHEKSNRRKHQ from the exons ATGGCGAGACCCGCGGATCCCCCCTCGCCCTGGCCGCTGAGCCCGGCGTCGGCGGCGTCCCTGGCGGTGTCCGCGGCCCAGCTCGGCCTGTGCTGGCTTCTCGGGCGGCGCGCGGGACGGCGCTACGGGAGCTCGCGGCTGGACTGCTGGGTGCTCAGCTGGCTGTGCTACGACGCGCTGGTGCACTGCACGCTG GAAGGCTCCTTTGTTTACCTGTCTCTGGTTGGAAGCGTTGCAGAATCAGACAGCATAATTGCATCGCTGT GGAAGGAATATGGCAAAGCAGATGCAAGGTGGCTACACTCTGATCCTGCTATTGTCTCAGTGGAGATACTGACTGTCTTTTTGGATACCCTTTTGGCATTAGTCCTCATTTATGCTATTCTCAAACGGAAGAATTACAG ACACTTCATTCAGATAACATTGTGTGTTTGTGAATTATATGGTGGATGGATGACCTTTTGTCCAGAGTGGCTCACTGGAAGCCCCAATCTCAACACTAGTAACTGGCTTTATCATTGGGTGTATCTGGTATTTTTCAATGGTATATGGGTAGTTATTCCTGGACTTCTGCTAGTGCAGTCCTGGATAGAGTTAAACAAGATGCATCATGAGAAATCTAACAGGAGAAAACATCAGTGA